From one Pan troglodytes isolate AG18354 chromosome 13, NHGRI_mPanTro3-v2.0_pri, whole genome shotgun sequence genomic stretch:
- the CCL20 gene encoding C-C motif chemokine 20 isoform X2, with amino-acid sequence MCCTKSLLLAALMSVLLLHLCSESEASNFDCCLGYTDRILHPKFIVGFTRQLANEGCDINAIIFHTKKKLSVCANPKQTWVKYIVRLLSKKVKNM; translated from the exons ATGTGCTGTACCAAGAGTTTGCTCTTGGCTGCTTTGATGTCAGTGCTGCTACTGCACCTCTGCAGCGAATCAGAAG caaGCAACTTTGACTGCTGTCTTGGATACACAGACCGTATTCTTCATCCTAAATTTATTGTGGGCTTCACACGGCAGCTGGCCAATGAAGGCTGTGACATCAATGCTATCAT ctTTCACACAAAGAAAAAGTTGTCTGTGTGCGCAAATCCAAAACAGACTTGGGTGAAATATATTGTGCGTCTCCTCAG tAAAAAAGTCAAGAACATGTAA
- the CCL20 gene encoding C-C motif chemokine 20 isoform X1 — protein MCCTKSLLLAALMSVLLLHLCSESEAASNFDCCLGYTDRILHPKFIVGFTRQLANEGCDINAIIFHTKKKLSVCANPKQTWVKYIVRLLSKKVKNM, from the exons ATGTGCTGTACCAAGAGTTTGCTCTTGGCTGCTTTGATGTCAGTGCTGCTACTGCACCTCTGCAGCGAATCAGAAG cagcaaGCAACTTTGACTGCTGTCTTGGATACACAGACCGTATTCTTCATCCTAAATTTATTGTGGGCTTCACACGGCAGCTGGCCAATGAAGGCTGTGACATCAATGCTATCAT ctTTCACACAAAGAAAAAGTTGTCTGTGTGCGCAAATCCAAAACAGACTTGGGTGAAATATATTGTGCGTCTCCTCAG tAAAAAAGTCAAGAACATGTAA